TTCAGGATTTTACACAGTACATCTCCGGCTCGTCGCTCCTGGGAGGAAACAACTGCCATCTTCTCAACCGCTGATCCCTATATAGGGCGCGGCTTATCCGCGGATCTGGTGCGCGACCCATGCTCCACCGCACGGGCCATTTACTTCTACTTCGCTTATGAGGCTGTCATCGGCAAACTGAAACAACACGCCGATGCCGCGGCTGGGGGTTCGAAACTGGGAGTTTCGATCGGATCGGGTGCTTTTTACGGTAATTCACTGTGAGGGCAAGTTCAGAGTGAACTTGCCCTCTAGTTTAGTGATGCCGTCAGTTTATTTCTTCATGGCATCCTTGGTTTTATCGACTGACTCGTCGATCTTTTCACCGGCCTTTTCCATCGGCCCCTGGGGATTGACCGCGTCCTGGATTTTCTCAACGGTGGTTTTCTTTTCACAGGCAATAAGCCCGGCCGCGAACAGCAGGCCGATGGACAACATCGACAGTTTTTTCAACGTAGACATGCGCATACTCCTTTTCTAGTGCAGATTAAAGTTCCCGGCGCCAAATAGCCCGAGCAGCCCGATAATAATCAGATAAATGGCGACGATATAGTTCAGCAGGCGCGGCGCGGCCAGAATGAGTATGCCCGCGACAAGTGAAATCAACGGGGCAATGCTTAAAGTCATGTTCATGCCGGCCTCCGGTCAGACTTGTTAACGATGCGATGAATAACGGCGTGTTTGCCGTGCAAATCACATGGAACGCCCGCCCCGTGCCGCCGCAGAGATAAATACGCCTAGTCTCCTGCCGGTTCTGTGCGCTATCGCACGCAGGGCAGCTCTTTAGCGAATTTGTCCGAGATAACCTGCTTGGAGTCCGAATAATCCAGCGACGACGCAGCCACGGTTGAACGCGGATAGATGACGAATTAAGCCAAGATCAGTTGCATGGATCGTGGGCTTGTCTGTGCCCACGGAATCAAACTGCATTGATAAACGGCTTAACGAAACCCGAAATACCCGAGAACGAAAAGCACAATGACAACGAGCCCTACCATATAAACGATGGAGTTCATGTTATTCCTCTACTGTCATGATGAATTTTAAGAATCTGCGTCATGATTGCTCTGGCGGCCATTCCTGGAATCGCCATAGCCCCGGATATCATCCTCGAGATCGTTGTAGCCCTGGATGTCATCCTTGAAATCGCCATAACCGGCCTGGATCCGGCCTCCGATTTTTTGAGCTTGCCCCTTCTTCTCCAGTAACTTGTCACGGGTGAGCTCGCCGCTGATTTCCTTGATCCTGCCTTTTGCCTGCTTGATTCGACCCTTGAATTGATCCCTGTTCACGATTGCCTCCTGACGAAGAATTTCGAGAGATTTTCGTACCGTCATCCCCGGTGATCCGGCTTCACTGACAATTAACAGTGTGTTCGCAGAAACGCGCCAAATCGGTGCGGTAGCCCACATGCCCGGGAATGCCCGGATCCCGCGCCTGAAGCAGTTCATCGCAGGGTGTAGCCACCGGCGGTCAAAATAACCATGGATCCCTGATATAGAATGGCGCAAGGATTACGGCGCCCCGGACCCGGTTTATAGCAAGCCAATGCCCTATCACGATTTTCACCCATCGTTGCTACCCTGCTTCTCCGCCCTGTTTCGTCCTGACGCGACAGTCAGGCGCATCGCCATTGCCTGCTGTCTGCTGAGTATTGCCGGATGCGCGACCCTCCCCGACGCCGAACGCGAACTGGAAAAACCGCATGCACAGGCGGTGGAGTTCGATAGCGCGAGCGGGCCTGTCTCGGCAGGCAGGAGCGCCGCCATCCTCGAAGAGCTCAAGAGCAAATCCGGCAACATCGACATACTGCAGAAACACCTGGCCCTGGAGCAGGCAATTAACGCCGACAGCCCGCTGGTACTGGGCAACAGGCTGGTCCTGTTGCAGGACGGACCGGCGACCTACCGGGCCATGTTCGCGGCTATCCGTCAGGCCAAGGATCACATCAATCTGGAAACATACATCTTCGAAGACGACGAGATCGGCCGGCAGTTCGCGCATCTGCTGCTGGAAAAACAGGCGGCCGGCGTCCAGGTCAACCTGATTTACGACAGCGTCGGTTGCCTGCATACGCCCAGGGATTTTTTTGAGCGCCTCAAAACCGGCGGCATACAGGTGCTGGAATTCAATCCGGTCAATCCATTGGTCGGGAATAAAAAGAAATGGCTGCTCAATAATCGCGACCATCGAAAGCTGCTGGTGATCGACGGCCGCATTGCTTTCATCGGCGGCATCAATATCAGCGAATCGTACTCCAGCAGTCCATCCGCCAAGTCAGCCGGAAAAAAAA
The DNA window shown above is from Sulfuricaulis limicola and carries:
- a CDS encoding DUF3096 domain-containing protein, producing MNMTLSIAPLISLVAGILILAAPRLLNYIVAIYLIIIGLLGLFGAGNFNLH
- the cls gene encoding cardiolipin synthase; this encodes MPYHDFHPSLLPCFSALFRPDATVRRIAIACCLLSIAGCATLPDAERELEKPHAQAVEFDSASGPVSAGRSAAILEELKSKSGNIDILQKHLALEQAINADSPLVLGNRLVLLQDGPATYRAMFAAIRQAKDHINLETYIFEDDEIGRQFAHLLLEKQAAGVQVNLIYDSVGCLHTPRDFFERLKTGGIQVLEFNPVNPLVGNKKKWLLNNRDHRKLLVIDGRIAFIGGINISESYSSSPSAKSAGKKTTSVMGWRDTHLQIEGPVAAEFQKLFMDTWAKQKGEPLARKNYFPKLVKQGDEIVRAIGSASADPHSLIYLTLLSAIGNAEQRIYLTNAYFVPDPQLVKSLTDAARRGVDVKLVLPSHTDSWTVFHAGRSHYTRLLRAGVKIYERRGAVMHSKTASIDGVWSTVGSTNLDWRSFLHNDEINATILGRDFARQMDAMFAADLAESDAIDLDHWKHRSLMLRLKEWLARIAEYWL
- a CDS encoding CsbD family protein — translated: MWATAPIWRVSANTLLIVSEAGSPGMTVRKSLEILRQEAIVNRDQFKGRIKQAKGRIKEISGELTRDKLLEKKGQAQKIGGRIQAGYGDFKDDIQGYNDLEDDIRGYGDSRNGRQSNHDADS